A part of Diprion similis isolate iyDipSimi1 chromosome 12, iyDipSimi1.1, whole genome shotgun sequence genomic DNA contains:
- the LOC124413638 gene encoding cilia- and flagella-associated protein 161-like, with amino-acid sequence MKYSVRFSSHVYRCGRINSSNYKMYSSNVRCGNWTENIALSEEKLKLYVLKRDREELLVQHMRKVFANVFREVQLAKPDNFITFGSCVQLQAPDMPGFPPRSKYNNYGVVLAGTMNERDIDSAHHFLDGCSLVCSPVLIPCVRNTFVIRPVDCHHREGDNLMFGQAFLLQNDFADLIESGREPLYVRAETPTVSSAHGPMEHNPVMLSNNADCYAKWKVLYWDPNMRFETAGAPFPPSTRVVICHVMTGLCLAVEYCQWYLTIFGTDCGVSVHTYADVHRRETAECLWMFVTEKSSSENAECPAGSG; translated from the exons ATGAA ATATTCTGTTCGATTCTCAAGTCACGTATACCGGTGTGGcagaataaattcttcaaattaCAAAATGTACAGTTCAAACGTGCGGTGTGGAAATTGGACTGAGAATATTGCTCTTTCGGAG GAAAAGTTAAAATTATACGTATTGAAGCGGGACCGGGAAGAGCTTCTGGTGCAGCACATGAGAAAAGTCTTTGCGAACGTATTCCGTGAGGTGCAGTTGGCTAAACCTGACAATTTCATAACGTTTGGTAGCTGTGTCCAACTCCAGGCACCAGACATGCCGGGTTTCCCACCGAGAAGCAAGTACAATAATTACGGTGTTGTTCTGGCCGGTACGATGAACGAACGCGACATCGATTCTGCTCATCACTTCCTCGACGGCTGTTCACTCGTTTGCTCGCCAGTCCTGATACCCTGCGTCCGAAATACGTTCGTCATCAGACCCGTCGATTGTCATCATCGCGAAGGCGACAATCTTATGTTCGGTCAAGCATTCCTCTTGCAG AATGACTTTGCTGAT CTGATAGAGTCTGGTCGTGAACCTCTCTACGTAAGGGCAGAGACTCCTACAGTTAGCTCAGCCCATGGTCCCATGGAGCACAACCCAGTAATGTTGAGCAACAATGCAGACTGTTACGCCAAGTGGAAGGTTCTCTACTGGGACCCTAACATGAGGTTCGAGACTGCGGGCGCACCATTTCCACCCTCGACCAG AGTAGTCATCTGTCACGTAATGACTGGGTTGTGCCTGGCCGTTGAATACTGCCAATGGTACTTGACCATCTTTGGAACCGATTGCGGCGTCTCGGTTCACACATACGCCGATGTCCACAGGCGAGAGACCGCCGAGTGCCTGTGGATGTTCGTCACGGAGAAATCTTCATCGGAAAACGCCGAATGTCCTGCTGGTTCAGGTTGA
- the LOC124412918 gene encoding actin-interacting protein 1 isoform X1, translating to MSYETKYIFATLPRTQRGQPLVLGSDPKGKNFLYTNGNSVIIRNIDNPAIADVYTEHSCPVNVAKYSPSGFYIASGDQSGKVRIWDTVNKEHILKNEFHPIGGPIKDIAWSPDNQRMVVVGEGRERFGHVFMAETGTSVGEISGQSKSINSCDFRPARPFRLITGSEDNTIAVFEGPPFKFKMTKQDHGRFVQAVRYSPSGNLFASAGFDGKVFIYDGTTSDLVGEVGSPAHQGGVYGVAWKPDGTQLLTASGDKTCKLWDVETRSLISEFNLGSTVDDQQVSCLWQGNHLLSVSLSGFINYLDINNPDKPLRVIKGHNKPITVLALSTDRSTIYTGSHDGYITNWNAESGENDRVQGQGHGNQMNGMKAAGDKLYTCGIDDSLKIVDVSSNTYTGASIKLDSQPRGLDIYGDIVVTVSVRQITIVQDGKKVSSLSVDFEPSCVTINQENGDVTVGGTTDNKAHVYELSGTNLSPKTELQHLGPVTDASYSPDNKYLVVCDANRKVILYALPEYKKLAHNKEWGFHNARVNSVAWSPDSLHVASGSLDTTIIIWSVESPAKHTIIKNAHPQSQITRLVWLDDETLISVGQDCNTKIWRVEKI from the exons ATGTCATATGAAACGA AATACATATTTGCAACTTTGCCACGTACGCAAAGAGGTCAACCTTTGGTACTCGGCAGTGATccaaagggaaaaaattttctttataccAATGGAAACAGTGTTATTATTAGGAACATCGAT AACCCAGCTATCGCTGATGTTTACACTGAACATTCTTGCCCGGTGAATGTTGCCAAATATTCACCTAGTGGTTTTTACATAGCGTCTGGTG ATCAATCAGGGAAGGTTCGCATCTGGGATACCGTGAACAAAGAACATATcctcaaaaatgaatttcacccTATCGGGGGACCCATTAAAGATATAGCTTGGTCTCCGGATAACCAACGTATGGTGGTTGTTGGCGAGGGTAGAGAAAG ATTTGGTCATGTATTTATGGCTGAGACAGGAACGTCGGTGGGAGAAATATCAGGTCAGAGCAAGTCGATTAATTCTTGCGACTTCAGACCAGCAAGACCATTCAGACTTATTACTGGGAGTGAAGATAACACAATTGCTGTATTTGAAGGTCCACCGTTCAAGTTCAA GATGACCAAACAAGATCACGGTAGATTTGTTCAGGCTGTTCGTTACTCTCCATCTGGCAATCTATTTGCGTCAGCGGGATTTGatggaaaagttttcatcTACGATGGTACCACATCTGATCTTGTTGGCGAAGTTGGCTCTCCTGCGCATCAAGGAGGAGTTTACGGC GTTGCCTGGAAGCCAGATGGTACACAGCTTCTCACTGCCTCGGGGGATAAAACGTGTAAGCTCTGGGATGTGGAAACAAGATCGCTTATTAGCGAGTTTAATTTAGGCTCAACTGTAGATGATCAGCAG GTCAGCTGTTTATGGCAAGGCAACCATTTGCTGAGTGTATCATTGAGCGGATTCATTAATTACCTAGACATCAACAATCCCGACAAACCATTGAGAGTAATCAAG GGACACAACAAACCAATCACGGTATTAGCATTGAGTACCGACAGGAGCACAATTTACACAGGTTCCCACGATGGTTACATTACTAACTGGAATGCTGAGTCAGGTGAAAATGATCGTGTTCAAGGACAAGGACACGGTAATCAAATGAATGGAATGAAAGCTGCTGGGGATAAACTTTACACTTGTGGTATCGATGACAGTCTGAAGATTGTCGATGTATCCTCTAATACTTATACCGGGGCCTCAATTAAACTAGACTCCCAGCCACGAGGTCTTGATATTTACGGAGATATCGTTGTCACTGTTTCCGTCAGACAG ATAACGATCGTTCAAGATGGTAAAAAAGTATCAAGTCTTTCAGTTGATTTTGAACCATCTTGCGTCACGATCAATCAGGAAAATGGTGACGTAACAGTTGGTGGTACAACTGATAATAAG GCTcatgtttatgaattatcTGGAACCAACCTTTCTCCAAAAACTGAACTACAACATCTTGGTCCAGTTACCGATGCTTCCTACAGTCCTGATAACAAATATCTTGTCGTCTGTGATGCCAACAGAAAAGTGATACTGTATGCGCTGCCTGAATACAAG AAG CTAGCACATAACAAGGAGTGGGGCTTCCATAATGCAAGAGTAAATTCTGTTGCGTGGTCACCTGATTCTCTTCATGTAGCGAGTGGCAGTCTTGACACTACGATTATTATATGGAGCGTGGAAAGTCCTGCCAAGCATACCATCATTAAGA
- the LOC124413301 gene encoding uncharacterized protein LOC124413301 translates to MASVVQFVAFVFLVIATAAESCRVDADCSQHQYCYETSKKCVNYTKCASYDRRNGSTQARDAKQCGPCLPGFSAEVNTDGQEATTCKKNDGNQYPFNMTALIWGLIGCLISVIIIIYLTHLWIKVKCCEKCYSGDLECAVSVLEPTAPPASANNNNYGDMYNEQRIPLQAKKSTAYPGAMMVDKPVKAQACHPPDWVNADPNYDSQESPATLTTNLEIQEEETIQSVWTPGQTTSTIVADRPFASISAEQAENTMNMTLDLVTRCPTPSSSGQERRENNGPSATPPRPEHSNANPNPPSATFISANVNLNVINSGCCSSNHK, encoded by the exons ATGGCTTCCGTAGTACAATTCGTcgcatttgtttttttg GTAATAGCAACTGCGGCCGAATCCTGTAGAGTCGATGCCGATTGTTCACAACATCAGTACTGCTATGAGACGTCAAAAAAGTGCGTCAACTATACCAAATGTGCCTCATATGACAGGCGGAATGGTTCAACACAAGCCCGCGATGCCAAGCAATGCGGTCCTTGTCTTCCTGG TTTTTCCGCGGAAGTCAACACGGACGGCCAAGAGGCAACTACatgcaaaaaaaatgacgGAAATCAGTATCCGTTTAACATGACTGCTCTGATATGGGGACTAATCGGCTGTCTCATATCTGTTATAATCATCATTTACCTTACACACCTTTGGA TTAAAGTGAAATGTTGCGAAAAATGTTACTCGGGTGATCTCGAATGTGCAGTTTCGGTTCTAGAACCAACTGCACCTCCTGCATCAGCAAACAACA ATAATTATGGGGATATGTATAATGAACAACGTATACCGCTGCAAGCAAAGAAATCTACTGCTTATCCCGGTGCTATGATGGTGGATAAGCCAGTAAAGGCGCAAGCCTGTCATCCTCCAGATTGGGTTAATGCGGATCCAAATTATGATTCTCAAGAAAGCCCGGCAACCCTAACAACGAATTTAGAaatacaagaagaagaaaccaTCCAGAGTGTTTGGACGCCTGG aCAAACTACTTCGACCATTGTTGCCGACAGACCCTTTGCAAGTATTTCCGCTGAACAGGCTGAGAACACAATGAATATGACCCTAGACCTTGTTACTCGGTGTCCTACCCCTTCATCGTCCGGCCAAGAACGTAGAGAAAATAATGGGCCATCGGCCACACCACCGCGTCCTGAACATAGTAACGCTAATCCGAATCCGCCCTCTGCCACATTCATTTCGGCCAATGTCAACTTGAATGTGATAAACTCGGGATGCTGCTCAAGCAACcataaatga
- the LOC124412916 gene encoding nucleolar GTP-binding protein 2: MAKSHSASKAPRKEGFNRSGHSMNPERSTEGLKGVAKPRTKATIKRLQMYRNSKPKRNRVGKIISPAPFQGWHASGTVSRVEPSQRWFGNSRVVSQNALQKFQSELGTAMKDPYQVVMKQTRLPVTLLQQKAANARVHLLDTESFQNVFGPKKIRKRPNLPITTYDDMQAHVKEKEEKYNSEKDTKDHDLIRPDDGTRDAQRDWVMAAGQSRRIWNELYKVIDSSDVVIQVLDARDPMGTRSPPVEKYLKTEKTHKHLIFILNKVDLVPTWVTQRWVAILSAEHPTLAFHASLTHPFGKGSLINLLRQFAKLHGDKKQISVGFIGYPNTGKSSIINTLRSKKVCKVAPIAGETKVWQYITLMRRIYLIDCPGVVYPSAETDTEKVLKGVVRVELITNPEDYISCVLERVKPEYMRKTYKLDGWTDHIDFLEKLARRTGKLLKGGEPDVAIVARMVLNDWQRGKLPFFVPPVGFENPLPRKAMEETPVADISNETNEDVTSDKNEETENEAVKEPAKLLLNVVQDYRKIRIGLTFSSEDNKDVFADDTGTIQDDDQDNNTSSVISANDSQPPSESEIEEEEEEKEDNGEEGSLHQEKNDVEKSESKKYKTSANAKGANASLNNDKTYFGPEKDSLMQSAFDVVEEEYDSSDSEVGQLKTTSSSGTFSISDEPKKKGKTDPNEKKLTSKQRRAIERSNKRKKIGSDFYEVTNVKNRNRNRKVPKTR; this comes from the coding sequence atggcgaaatCACACTCTGCTAGTAAGGCTCCGCGGAAGGAGGGATTCAACAGATCGGGGCATAGTATGAATCCTGAAAGATCGACTGAAGGGCTTAAAGGCGTAGCGAAGCCTCGAACGAAGGCGACAATTAAAAGGCTGCAGATGTATCGTAATTCGAAACCAAAGCGTAATAGAGTTGGTAAAATTATAAGCCCAGCGCCATTTCAAGGATGGCATGCATCTGGCACAGTTTCCCGAGTCGAGCCTAGTCAAAGGTGGTTTGGAAATTCGCGTGTCGTTTCTCAGAATGCTCTTCAAAAGTTCCAAAGTGAACTAGGAACAGCGATGAAAGATCCGTATCAGGTTGTGATGAAACAGACCAGATTGCCTGTTACTTTGCTACAACAAAAAGCTGCTAATGCCAGGGTACATCTGCTCGATACAGAGAGTTTCCAAAATGTGTTTGGAccaaagaaaattagaaagcGACCTAATTTGCCCATTACAACGTATGATGATATGCAGGCTCACGTtaaggagaaggaggaaaaatataactcTGAGAAAGACACTAAAGATCATGATTTGATCAGACCAGATGATGGGACACGAGATGCACAGAGAGACTGGGTCATGGCTGCAGGTCAAAGTAGAAGAATTTGGAATGAACTGTACAAAGTAATCGACTCATCCGATGTTGTTATTCAAGTTTTGGATGCCAGAGATCCGATGGGAACTCGATCTCCACctgtagaaaaatatctaaaaactgaaaagacccataaacatttaattttcatattgaACAAGGTCGACTTGGTACCAACTTGGGTCACACAGAGATGGGTGGCAATATTAAGTGCCGAGCATCCAACCCTTGCTTTTCATGCCTCGTTAACCCATCCGTTTGGAAAGGGTTCGTTGATTAATCTCCTACGTCAGTTTGCAAAGCTGCATGGAGATAAGAAACAAATCAGTGTTGGCTTCATAGGCTACCCAAATACAGGCAAAAGTTCTATCATAAATACTCTGAGATCTAAGAAAGTCTGCAAAGTTGCACCGATTGCCGGAGAAACCAAGGTATGGCAATACATCACGCTGATGCGGCGCATATACCTCATCGATTGTCCTGGTGTTGTTTATCCTTCCGCTGAAACGGATACGGAGAAAGTTCTGAAAGGCGTTGTTAGGGTTGAACTCATTACCAACCCCGAAGACTACATATCGTGTGTATTGGAACGAGTGAAACCTGAATATATGCGTAAGACTTACAAACTTGATGGATGGACAGATCATATAGACTTCTTGGAAAAACTAGCACGTCGGACTGGTAAACTGTTAAAAGGTGGAGAACCTGATGTAGCAATAGTAGCACGAATGGTTCTTAACGACTGGCAGCGTGGAAAGCTTCCGTTCTTTGTTCCACCTGTGGGATTTGAAAATCCATTACCTAGAAAGGCAATGGAAGAGACGCCTGTTGCTGATATATCGAATGAAACAAACGAAGATGTTACTTCTGATAAAAATGAGGAAACTGAAAATGAGGCAGTGAAAGAACCTGCCAAATTATTACTCAATGTTGTCCAAGATTACAGGAAGATCAGAATTGGTTTGACATTTTCAAGCGAAGACAACAAAGATGTTTTTGCTGATGACACTGGAACTATTCAGGACGATGATCAGGATAATAATACAAGTTCAGTCATTTCTGCCAATGACTCCCAGCCGCCTAGCGAATctgaaatagaagaagaagaagaagaaaaagaagataatgGTGAGGAAGGGTCGTTACACCAAGAGAAGAATGACGTGGAAAAgtctgaaagtaaaaaatacaaaacgtCAGCAAATGCTAAAGGAGCGAATGCTTCATTAAACAATGATAAGACGTATTTTGGACCTGAGAAAGATAGCTTGATGCAAAGTGCCTTCGATGTTGTAGAAGAAGAGTACGATTCTAGTGACAGTGAAGTGGGGCAGCTTAAGACGACGTCCAGCAGCGGTACATTCAGCATCTCTGATGaaccaaagaaaaaaggaaaaacagacccgaatgaaaagaaattgactAGTAAGCAAAGAAGAGCTATAGAGAGAtcaaacaaaagaaagaaaataggaAGCGACTTCTACGAAGTCACAAATGTAAAGAACAGAAATAGAAACAGAAAAGTTCCGAAGACAAGATAA
- the LOC124412918 gene encoding actin-interacting protein 1 isoform X2 — MSYETKYIFATLPRTQRGQPLVLGSDPKGKNFLYTNGNSVIIRNIDNPAIADVYTEHSCPVNVAKYSPSGFYIASGDQSGKVRIWDTVNKEHILKNEFHPIGGPIKDIAWSPDNQRMVVVGEGRERFGHVFMAETGTSVGEISGQSKSINSCDFRPARPFRLITGSEDNTIAVFEGPPFKFKMTKQDHGRFVQAVRYSPSGNLFASAGFDGKVFIYDGTTSDLVGEVGSPAHQGGVYGVAWKPDGTQLLTASGDKTCKLWDVETRSLISEFNLGSTVDDQQVSCLWQGNHLLSVSLSGFINYLDINNPDKPLRVIKGHNKPITVLALSTDRSTIYTGSHDGYITNWNAESGENDRVQGQGHGNQMNGMKAAGDKLYTCGIDDSLKIVDVSSNTYTGASIKLDSQPRGLDIYGDIVVTVSVRQITIVQDGKKVSSLSVDFEPSCVTINQENGDVTVGGTTDNKAHVYELSGTNLSPKTELQHLGPVTDASYSPDNKYLVVCDANRKVILYALPEYKLAHNKEWGFHNARVNSVAWSPDSLHVASGSLDTTIIIWSVESPAKHTIIKNAHPQSQITRLVWLDDETLISVGQDCNTKIWRVEKI, encoded by the exons ATGTCATATGAAACGA AATACATATTTGCAACTTTGCCACGTACGCAAAGAGGTCAACCTTTGGTACTCGGCAGTGATccaaagggaaaaaattttctttataccAATGGAAACAGTGTTATTATTAGGAACATCGAT AACCCAGCTATCGCTGATGTTTACACTGAACATTCTTGCCCGGTGAATGTTGCCAAATATTCACCTAGTGGTTTTTACATAGCGTCTGGTG ATCAATCAGGGAAGGTTCGCATCTGGGATACCGTGAACAAAGAACATATcctcaaaaatgaatttcacccTATCGGGGGACCCATTAAAGATATAGCTTGGTCTCCGGATAACCAACGTATGGTGGTTGTTGGCGAGGGTAGAGAAAG ATTTGGTCATGTATTTATGGCTGAGACAGGAACGTCGGTGGGAGAAATATCAGGTCAGAGCAAGTCGATTAATTCTTGCGACTTCAGACCAGCAAGACCATTCAGACTTATTACTGGGAGTGAAGATAACACAATTGCTGTATTTGAAGGTCCACCGTTCAAGTTCAA GATGACCAAACAAGATCACGGTAGATTTGTTCAGGCTGTTCGTTACTCTCCATCTGGCAATCTATTTGCGTCAGCGGGATTTGatggaaaagttttcatcTACGATGGTACCACATCTGATCTTGTTGGCGAAGTTGGCTCTCCTGCGCATCAAGGAGGAGTTTACGGC GTTGCCTGGAAGCCAGATGGTACACAGCTTCTCACTGCCTCGGGGGATAAAACGTGTAAGCTCTGGGATGTGGAAACAAGATCGCTTATTAGCGAGTTTAATTTAGGCTCAACTGTAGATGATCAGCAG GTCAGCTGTTTATGGCAAGGCAACCATTTGCTGAGTGTATCATTGAGCGGATTCATTAATTACCTAGACATCAACAATCCCGACAAACCATTGAGAGTAATCAAG GGACACAACAAACCAATCACGGTATTAGCATTGAGTACCGACAGGAGCACAATTTACACAGGTTCCCACGATGGTTACATTACTAACTGGAATGCTGAGTCAGGTGAAAATGATCGTGTTCAAGGACAAGGACACGGTAATCAAATGAATGGAATGAAAGCTGCTGGGGATAAACTTTACACTTGTGGTATCGATGACAGTCTGAAGATTGTCGATGTATCCTCTAATACTTATACCGGGGCCTCAATTAAACTAGACTCCCAGCCACGAGGTCTTGATATTTACGGAGATATCGTTGTCACTGTTTCCGTCAGACAG ATAACGATCGTTCAAGATGGTAAAAAAGTATCAAGTCTTTCAGTTGATTTTGAACCATCTTGCGTCACGATCAATCAGGAAAATGGTGACGTAACAGTTGGTGGTACAACTGATAATAAG GCTcatgtttatgaattatcTGGAACCAACCTTTCTCCAAAAACTGAACTACAACATCTTGGTCCAGTTACCGATGCTTCCTACAGTCCTGATAACAAATATCTTGTCGTCTGTGATGCCAACAGAAAAGTGATACTGTATGCGCTGCCTGAATACAAG CTAGCACATAACAAGGAGTGGGGCTTCCATAATGCAAGAGTAAATTCTGTTGCGTGGTCACCTGATTCTCTTCATGTAGCGAGTGGCAGTCTTGACACTACGATTATTATATGGAGCGTGGAAAGTCCTGCCAAGCATACCATCATTAAGA
- the LOC124412919 gene encoding trypsin-3-like — MNIFIFGLLFTSLAAVFGSPVPSSENRIVGGRNGTIEEVPYQISSLLDGSHNCGGSIINEFWIVSAAHCFQRDFSRYSVRIASTWRNAGGIIHQLDQIINHPNYSSPVTYANDIALLKVKEPMDFSAQVQPIPLPQQYEMVPEGEFSTISGWGTIRWLVGPAADIVQIAEVPVTSPEYCATAYGQSWITDDMLCAGYPEGGIDACQGDSGGPLVVHGVLHGAVSWGSGCALAGYPGVYARVSYFRDWIRENTGM; from the exons ATGAACATCTTCATTTTTGGTCTTCTGTTCACCAGCCTCGCCGCTGTATTCG GCTCGCCGGTTCCATCTAGTGAAAATCGAATCGTCGGCGGCAGAAATGGAACGATCGAAGAAGTTCCTTACCAG ATTTCCTCTTTGCTTGACGGCAGCCACAACTGCGGTGGTTCCATCATTAACGAGTTCTGGATTGTTTCGGCTGCGCACTGCTTCCAACG aGACTTTAGCCGCTACTCCGTCCGAATCGCAAGCACATGGCGGAATGCAGGTGGGATTATTCATCAACTAGATCAAATCATAAATCATCCAAATTACAGCAGCCCCGTGACTTATGCCAATGACATTGCTCTCCTCAAG GTAAAAGAACCGATGGATTTTTCGGCTCAGGTTCAGCCCATTCCTTTGCCTCAACAATACGAAATGGTCCCAGAAGGTGAATTTAGCACTATCTCTGGCTGGGGAACTATTCGT TGGCTTGTGGGTCCCGCAGCTGACATTGTTCAAATCGCCGAAGTTCCTGTAACCTCACCGGAATATTGCGCGACTGCTTATGGCCAAAGCTGGATTACCGACGACATGTTGTGCGCTGGTTATCCCGAGGGTGGCATCGATGCTTGCCAG GGCGATTCTGGCGGCCCGTTGGTAGTCCATGGAGTTCTCCATGGTGCCGTTTCCTGGGGCAGCGGATGCGCGCTTGCTGGTTACCCTGGAGTCTACGCCAGAGTTTCCTACTTCCGCGACTGGATCAGGGAAAACACTGGAATGTAG